One window of the Rufibacter radiotolerans genome contains the following:
- a CDS encoding dipeptidase, which produces MKAYIQENKDRFIQELLELLRIPSVSADAAFKGDVLKAADYLRQKLEAAGADNAQLFETAGNPIVYADKIIDPNLPTVLVYGHYDVQPADPYELWDSPPFEPVIKDEKIYARGACDDKGQTYMHVKAFETMMHANTLPCNVRFMIEGEEEVGSVNLATFVKQNKALLKCDVIVISDTGMLANDVPSVTTGLRGLSYHEVEVTGPNRDLHSGLYGGAVANPINVLCKMIASLHDENNHITIPGFYDKVDELSPEERAEMARAPFSLDAYKKALDLSDVHGEAGYSTMERNSIRPTLDVNGIWGGYTGEGAKTVIASKAFAKISMRLVPHQSSEEISELFQKHFESIAPPSVKVVVKPHHGGEPVVTPTTSAGYKAAALAMEDTFGKKPVPVRSGGSIPIVAMFKSELGVDTVLMGFGLDSDAIHSPNEHFGIFNFMKGIETIPLFYQHFTELHGKG; this is translated from the coding sequence ATGAAAGCCTATATCCAAGAAAACAAAGACCGGTTTATCCAGGAACTGCTGGAGCTATTGCGCATCCCATCGGTGAGTGCAGACGCCGCCTTTAAAGGAGACGTTTTAAAAGCTGCCGACTACCTGCGCCAGAAACTGGAAGCCGCCGGCGCAGACAATGCCCAGCTGTTTGAGACGGCCGGTAACCCCATTGTGTACGCCGACAAAATCATAGACCCCAACCTGCCCACGGTGCTGGTGTACGGCCACTATGACGTGCAGCCCGCCGACCCGTATGAACTCTGGGACTCACCGCCATTTGAGCCGGTGATCAAAGATGAGAAAATATACGCCCGTGGTGCCTGTGATGACAAAGGCCAGACCTACATGCACGTGAAAGCCTTTGAGACCATGATGCACGCCAACACTTTGCCCTGCAACGTGCGCTTCATGATTGAGGGCGAAGAGGAAGTAGGCTCTGTGAACCTGGCCACGTTTGTAAAGCAAAACAAAGCCCTTTTGAAATGCGACGTGATCGTGATCTCAGACACCGGCATGCTGGCCAACGACGTGCCTTCGGTGACCACCGGTTTGCGCGGCCTCAGCTACCATGAGGTAGAAGTGACCGGCCCTAACCGTGACCTGCACTCCGGCCTTTACGGCGGCGCGGTAGCCAACCCTATCAATGTGCTCTGCAAGATGATTGCCTCCTTGCATGACGAGAACAACCACATCACCATCCCAGGCTTCTATGACAAGGTGGACGAACTGAGCCCCGAAGAACGTGCCGAGATGGCCCGCGCCCCGTTCAGCTTAGACGCTTACAAGAAAGCCCTGGACTTGTCAGACGTGCACGGCGAGGCCGGTTACAGCACCATGGAGCGCAACTCCATCAGGCCTACGCTAGATGTGAACGGCATCTGGGGAGGTTATACCGGCGAGGGCGCCAAAACAGTGATTGCCTCCAAAGCCTTCGCGAAGATCTCTATGCGCCTTGTGCCGCACCAGAGTTCCGAAGAGATCAGTGAGTTGTTCCAGAAGCATTTTGAGTCTATCGCGCCGCCCAGCGTGAAAGTGGTAGTAAAACCGCACCACGGCGGTGAGCCGGTAGTGACCCCAACCACCTCGGCGGGTTACAAGGCCGCGGCCCTGGCCATGGAAGACACCTTCGGCAAGAAACCGGTGCCGGTACGTAGTGGCGGAAGTATTCCTATTGTGGCCATGTTCAAATCTGAGCTGGGTGTAGACACCGTGCTCATGGGCTTCGGGCTGGACTCAGACGCCATCCACTCCCCCAATGAGCATTTTGGCATCTTCAACTTCATGAAAGGCATTGAGACCATTCCGTTGTTCTACCAGCACTTCACGGAGTTGCACGGCAAAGGTTAA
- a CDS encoding porin family protein, which yields MKKLFFSLAVIVASFTAQAQSSFGIKGGVNYSNLSGDLKDESRYNNKIGFAGGIYFNAPVVADFFSIQPEILYSNKGYKYDDNEQTTLLGREYRYEGTSNFNYIDVPVLAKIKAGPLFLEAGPQVSYLINVNDKTKTYVDGKLQDRTVSEKSKEGYSDFEVGYAAGIGFATQGGVSLGLRYNGAFTDLADDSPARGDFKDARHSLFQLSVGFPLSK from the coding sequence ATGAAAAAATTATTCTTCTCTCTGGCCGTGATCGTAGCTTCTTTCACCGCACAGGCGCAGTCTTCTTTTGGGATCAAAGGTGGGGTAAACTATTCTAACCTCTCCGGAGATTTAAAGGACGAGTCTCGTTACAACAATAAAATAGGCTTCGCCGGCGGTATCTACTTCAATGCCCCCGTGGTAGCCGACTTTTTCTCCATTCAACCGGAGATCCTGTACTCCAACAAAGGGTACAAGTATGATGACAATGAGCAGACTACCCTTCTGGGCCGCGAATACCGCTATGAAGGCACCTCTAATTTCAATTACATAGACGTGCCGGTATTGGCTAAAATCAAAGCGGGTCCTTTGTTCTTGGAGGCTGGTCCGCAGGTGTCTTACCTGATCAATGTGAATGACAAAACCAAAACCTACGTAGACGGCAAACTGCAGGACCGTACGGTAAGCGAGAAAAGCAAAGAAGGTTACTCAGACTTTGAGGTGGGTTACGCCGCCGGTATAGGCTTCGCAACGCAGGGTGGGGTAAGTTTAGGCCTTCGCTACAACGGTGCCTTCACAGACCTGGCAGATGATTCTCCCGCCCGCGGCGATTTCAAAGATGCCCGTCACTCTTTGTTCCAACTGTCAGTAGGCTTCCCGCTGAGCAAGTAA
- a CDS encoding porin family protein, whose translation MKKIVLFVAAALSFSFANAQSGPRIGLKAGANYSNLSGAENQDIYDYKLGFVGGLTGNFSLSGDNFLSVQPELLFSQRGYQYRDEEYTIGNTTYKSKGDINYNYLDLPVMLRINTGGLFFEGGPQVSYLLGIKDNTETKINNQDYDQSRRVSKDDLAELEIGYAAGLGYQMENGLSLGLRYTGGINKLAKEGNDELTNARSQAFQLTLGFLFPSK comes from the coding sequence ATGAAAAAGATTGTATTATTTGTAGCAGCAGCATTATCCTTCAGTTTTGCCAATGCGCAATCTGGTCCACGTATTGGATTAAAGGCCGGTGCAAATTACTCTAATCTTTCTGGCGCAGAAAACCAGGACATCTATGACTACAAACTCGGTTTTGTAGGCGGTCTTACTGGTAACTTCAGCTTGAGCGGCGACAACTTCCTGTCTGTGCAGCCTGAGCTTCTTTTCTCCCAACGCGGCTACCAATACCGTGACGAGGAGTACACCATTGGCAACACTACCTACAAAAGCAAAGGGGACATCAACTATAACTACCTTGATTTACCTGTAATGCTGAGAATCAATACCGGTGGTCTGTTCTTTGAAGGCGGTCCGCAGGTGTCTTACCTGTTAGGTATCAAAGACAACACCGAAACCAAAATCAACAACCAGGACTATGACCAGTCAAGAAGAGTGAGCAAAGATGACCTGGCTGAACTGGAGATTGGTTACGCGGCCGGTCTTGGATACCAAATGGAGAACGGCTTGAGCTTAGGCTTACGTTACACCGGTGGTATTAACAAACTGGCTAAAGAAGGAAATGATGAACTGACCAACGCCCGTTCACAAGCCTTCCAGTTAACCTTAGGATTTTTGTTCCCAAGCAAATAA